The following is a genomic window from Nicotiana tabacum cultivar K326 chromosome 3, ASM71507v2, whole genome shotgun sequence.
TAGGTAGAGTCTAAATAAGGAAGAATTGGAGTAAGAACAGAAAGTACAGAGGTGAAAATGAAACAATTTAAGGAATTCAAATATATTGTAAGAATTTTAAACAGAAAGTACATAGCTCAGCTAAGGCAATAGAACTTGGGGCTCAAATTTATTAATGCAATTGAACTAACAGGACACCCAATCTTACTCTAGTGGAAAGAGTATTGTACCCTTAATCCAACACGAATACAATGCCTAAATTTTGTCCTTAAATCTATAGCAAAAGAATATGAATGTATTCAAATACAAGGGAAATTGAACTTCTCCATATTTTGTATCGGAACAACATAATATGATATGCTTTGGAAGATTGTTGTGTCAACTCGCAATTGCTTTGGTAAAAGGACAAAAAACTGGAGACCTCTCTTATATATACATGCAAAACAAGGACATGGTCTTTGATCTCATGATTTCACTCTAACCATAAGAACTAGATGGATGTTTCTCTTGAATATCGATCTTAACTCTTCATTTGCCTCGATACCTATTCTCCTGCACCAAATTAACAGATATACAACGTTATAGCAATACAACTTTGCCCAAGCGAGATCATTCATGTTAAACGGCACTTTgcctaaacaaaaataaaagctaTGCTTTCTATAAGCAATAAGACATTGTGCAGCCCATCATGTTCTCTGTTTTGGCCCAGATATTAAGCAGAGAAGTCATCCACAGCTACTTCATGTTTTTAGTATTAATGAAATAATTGGGAAACTGTATCTGAAAGAACATTACCCTATTTTGGAACCATTCTTTCCTACGAGAATCTTGCGTTGGCTTATCTTGTGAGTGATCAAATGCTGTTCAATTCTTAGGGAACCATCACGTAACTCCTTCCAGTCCATCAGGCGATGTTCAATGCCATACGGGATTTCCTAAATAGACAAATTAGCAGGTCATTTTCATGCTTATCTTTGTCCCCCTGCTGGTCAAAGAAAGCACATCCTGTTTAAGTGTACAAACAAGACGATGGAATACCTGATGTATGTAATGTAGCAACTTTTCCCTGACAACTTCCATTGAAATATTCTTCATAACTTCTTCACTCGTGACAAGTGGATCTTCATCCCATGGTCTTTTCACTGCCTAATCATAACAAACAACACGGAATACAAATGAGGCACTAAGAAGACAGATTATGAGACTAAGCATCCAGTTTCGTCACTGAAAGGAGATGAATGCATTAACAGAAAGGTCAAAGCAAACAATAGAGCAACGAAAAGAACCTCTTAACTTCACACATGTACAATAACATATATGAGAAACAACAAAGCAACCCATAGCTATGCACCCTCTTTTACAGAGTAGTGCCTGCAGTAAAGAGGGGAGAAAAGGGTGTGTTTTATTTTTTgaggggtggggggtgggggagtGTATCGACATGATGATGAGGCTGACAAGTAAACCAACTGGAGTTCACTAATGCAATGCGCTTTAATATATAGCAAGACGTGTACTGCCCTGCACAAAACCAAAGTAGGCATCTAAACTCACAAGCTCGAAGTAGAAAAAACTTGATCACACTACAGATGTCACAACATAATGGCATCCACACTCGTCAAAAAAGAAGAATATGATGTATTAGGTTCAGGTTAAATGGAAGTATATAACCATATAATCTGGGAATTTCTAATCTCTTTTTTCCCCGAGAGATTAGAGATATTGAATTCCTTGCTCATGTCAAGGAGTTCACGCCTGACAAGGTATGCAGCCTTTCAGCGGTCCAGCAACATAGAGGCTCCAGTACATGCCATGCACATAAGACCTCCCAAAACAACAATATTACCCAAATTCCATCATTAAAAGCAAAAGGATCACcttcaataaaataattaatcatCAGCATCTCTTTGGGAGCTGGAGGACTGGGAGGGAAGATTGGCATCTCAAGAAACATTTTTCTGAACATATTAATTTTCCAATATTAGAACAGGGGATATCTCAttgaaaagagagagagagagagagagagagagtttgggGTGGAAGGGTAGGGTATTAAATGTTATGGAAGTTCATCATTTGAAATTTTTCATGTTGCATTCTCTTTAATCAAGATGTagacaaagaaaacttctaaGATCAAATCACAAGGAAGCAAAAGCCACAACCACAATAGACTTGTATACTTAACCAGCTCAAATGCCTAGAATGCACCATTTACTAACATACAGAAAGgtaacccccccccccaacacacACGCAGCCTCATACATAAAACATGCCTGCTCCGTCAAGTATTGTGTTAGATCTTTCACTCCAGCTCCCTTTAGTCCCGATATCGTAAAACACCTACAAATGAGAGATCAAGAAAGCACACACCATATTGAGCTTTAATCTCAATTAAATTGAATAAGGGATAGTGAAATACCACATTATGAGAAGTAAAAGGTTACCTCTCATATCCAGGAAGTTCTTTGAATTCCTCAGCAACTTTCAATATATCTTTCTTCTTCTCGATAAGGTCAACTTTATTGATACACAGTAAACGTTTCTGGTTTGGGTTAACCTCAGAACCCATTCTCTCAATCAACCTCACAACTCTGGAATCAGGCCTATACATTTGTATGGTAAAATGTTACGGAAACATCTATTTCAACGAATTAGACTGAAGAAATCATGCATGCAAAGTTCTGATGAATCTACTCAGTGCTATAGATACATTCATATATACACCATTCACTCCACTCTAAACATTTTTTTTCCTCGATAAGTTCACTTTAACATGGAAACCTATACCTACGTTTACTGTGCAGAGCTACTTAAGGTGATCCAGGCAAAAGAAATTCCAAAGCCTCTCATTTGGGTTAAAGGATCCAGAAATTTACAGTTCACACCACAATCTCAATATTTGGAGCTCTGTTAGcatatatacaaatacgaagatAGGAAAACCTGACACTTAGCAAGCACAAAGCTATAGAGAATAATTTCATAACTCCAGATTGGAGTTTGCAAGTTAAAAATTGTATTTCCAAAGACAAAAGGGAAAGAAGGATTACATAAACATAAATGGCACTCCAACTTGAGAAATTAGGGACAGACATTTGGAAAATAACACATCGTGTTTGACTACACAGAAGAAAGGAAACCCACTCTATGTGTCACATACTCTACAAATAACCAAAATGGAAGTCCTCACATTTCTATCTCAGCAAAAATCTTGGAAGGTCTCACATTTCTATCTCAAGTGGCAGCCTGCTCTTTAAAAGCGAGAAGTTTATCTAGGTTTATAATAACACACGACTTGAACCCATGTTTTTGCATAGGGAGACAAGCTTCCCCTTGagcaaaaaccaaaataactTTGGTCAAAATGAGCCCAGAAGTCAAATTTGACAAGACTTTTACTTGGACCATAAGATTACTTCAACAATCAACCTTGACCAGCATATAAGAACTTTATCCAAGTCAAATTTCGATGCAGAGTTGCTCAAAGACCGTTAAAAAGCTTAAAGTAACAAAATTCACCGAAATTGGTCCGCTGACCCTCAAAAAACTTAAAGTGCTGAAAGATTTGAAATGGGAACATAGTTTCCTTCCTTCAGCTGTGGAAAACAATGGTATCACATCATTGATGTATTTCAGTCTGATTTTCATTTCTGGAACTCTGATCTCACCTCTATGAAGCAATTATACAGCCTTCTACCTCTCAAAATTTCCAAAGCAACATTATCCGTGCCATCACCTTTTCACCTCAACAATCACAAGTACGGTTGTTCCACTTAGTTTGTTTTATTGAATAGTTTTTATTGTAGTTTGCGGCCCAACTTGCGCACACCTCGACTAATCCACCCGGTACTTGCTACTTTCCACCAGTAATTGTACTGGTAGCTCTGCCCACTAAGAAATCACCTAGAGTTAACATTTGTCTTTTCTGGGACTTGAACCCTGGTCTACCAGAGCCTTTGCCACTTTATTGACCACTATGCCAGAGTGCATGTAGAGTTGTTCAAGCAGTTTAACTTGTTAGGATTTACAGTGTTACAATTTTGTTAAACAAACTATCTGTTAAACACCAATGATATTAGTAAACCTAAACTATAATTTCAGAGGTTCATTATTATTGGAGATCTATCCCTTGAAATTTCATGTCTCAATGAGAATCTTTTTCAGAAGCTATAATCCAATAATATATATCTTTACTTTCATATTGGTAAATCCAGCGTTATCAAAGGTGAAAAGCGCAAAAAAAACTCTAAGGTCCGTTGgagctttaagcgcaaagcgcaaataaagAGTGAgctttaatataaaaaaaatggtgcaactggagaaaaagtaaaaatatgtatatgtagtctaagactaataataataagcatgaataacaaatatatagacaaaaaaatggaaaaaaattacgataaagtgaaatatcaattgtttaatgTTGCCTTTTCAGGATTACACTCATTGGCAAGTAAAAGTATGCCTAAGAAGAGACTTGATGCGATACTAAAGCGCCCACAAAGCGAGGCGAAgagctcaacatgttttgagcctcgcttcagggcttaagcgtgcctttgacaacactgaatGATTTAAGAAATGCTTTTAAATGGAAATCTGCAATGACAAATCTTTGCATGCAACTCCTAAATGCCTTCTGTTTCATTAATAAAAATCTTATTTACAGAGGGAAAAAATATGCGAGGAGAAAAGCCCCATTTGTTGGAGCATGTCAGATGATGTGCATCATCATCAAGAAATTCTACTCTCTCCGCCCTATATTATGTGACAACAATTAGCTCTgcaccaaatttaaaatgtcaattGACTTGTACCTTATATTGGTATTGGTGAATGCAACATTATGCAGGGAACTGTTTGCTTTATTACTGATCAAAAAAGGTGATTGAAAATTTATATGGGCTAATGCACCAATCAGAGAGGTATCTAGACCAAAGATACAAGCCAATAAGTGTGCATCTTTAGGGTAAGGACTGCCAGTATGGAACAAGATCTCCATTTCATTAAAGAAATGGAAAACCAAATCTACCTTTTTCTATGAACTCGGGGTAATGAATGAAAATCTGAAGATTAGAAATAAACATATCCATACTAAAAAAGTAAAGCACATTTTGCCATAATTTTTTTCCTTCCATTAGTAACTTATTTCTCACAGGTAATTATTGATAAAAGTTATGCATATAAAATATCATGAGATGGAGCATATAATTATTACAATAAATATAGAAGATGGAGTTTTGGAGTCaagtaaagaaaaaaaactaacttGGTAAGATGCCTATGAGCATCAAATATGACAATCAGTACATCATATAGATTAATAGACCTCCATGCACTTTCAATACGTGCTTTCATGTCCTTGTAGGGAAATCCACTTTTCTTTAGCATAAGCCCAGGAGTATCAAAGAAACACTGTAAAAGAATCCATCAAATATGTAGCAAACCCAAAAAAGGTCTTGACATCTAAGAAAAGGATTACTCCagcaaaaaataactttttttttttccctCAATATTTAGAT
Proteins encoded in this region:
- the LOC107802550 gene encoding GTP-binding protein ERG: MKALRFFRTLNSSNPSKTHFNSTIFRRLYSAQPQEDHPTSTGLSSSEEDDTSSSSVFDSSQYDVELNNDVNSGNSVSSNSSTWDEKYRERVKDNVFGEKDPSEIKSTRILIKEEEKRRRAALLARSLLEAALDEKGDEEDKGYDEVVKEEDQMSLSVGIIGAPNAGKSSLTNYMVGTKVSAVSRKTNTTIHEVLGVMTKGKTQICFFDTPGLMLKKSGFPYKDMKARIESAWRSINLYDVLIVIFDAHRHLTKPDSRVVRLIERMGSEVNPNQKRLLCINKVDLIEKKKDILKVAEEFKELPGYERCFTISGLKGAGVKDLTQYLTEQALKRPWDEDPLVTSEEVMKNISMEVVREKLLHYIHQEIPYGIEHRLMDWKELRDGSLRIEQHLITHKISQRKILVGKNGSKIGRIGIEANEELRSIFKRNIHLVLMVRVKS